In one Corallococcus sp. EGB genomic region, the following are encoded:
- a CDS encoding DUF1643 domain-containing protein, protein MTPRYLDAGAELSECGLYRYRLWRRWSAQEGAPRVLLVMLNPSVADGQQDDPTLRRCVAFAQSWGYGALTLCNLFALRATDPADLMPAKDAVGPLNDAALEAAARDATLVVGAWGAHRMVPQRAPAVLALLLRYHSVHALALTGAGEPRHPLYLAGHLRPQIYREALS, encoded by the coding sequence ATGACGCCCCGCTACCTGGATGCCGGCGCTGAGCTGAGCGAGTGCGGCCTGTACCGGTACCGCCTCTGGCGCCGCTGGTCCGCGCAGGAGGGCGCGCCGCGCGTCCTCTTAGTGATGCTGAACCCCTCCGTCGCCGATGGGCAGCAGGACGATCCGACGCTGCGCCGCTGCGTGGCCTTCGCGCAGTCGTGGGGCTACGGCGCGCTCACGCTTTGCAACCTCTTCGCCCTGCGGGCCACCGACCCGGCGGACCTGATGCCGGCGAAGGACGCGGTGGGCCCGCTCAACGATGCGGCCCTCGAAGCCGCTGCGCGTGATGCCACCCTCGTCGTCGGGGCGTGGGGCGCCCACCGCATGGTGCCCCAGCGTGCGCCCGCGGTGCTGGCGCTGCTGCTCCGGTACCACTCGGTGCACGCGCTCGCGCTCACAGGCGCTGGCGAGCCGCGGCATCCGCTGTACCTGGCCGGCCACCTGCGGCCGCAGATCTACCGGGAGGCGCTGTCGTGA
- a CDS encoding DEAD/DEAH box helicase — MKTFGTVRLEARKLGSRGGARPAWVVQAEPHVALRLKRVFDRINKGDVGEVLLAATAETARELEWFLERYPMEVVGKEAKDFLRHGAREHARREAQVAELLAAEYQAPDFAMNVPPREYQRKAADMWLRLQRLLLADDVGLGKTASALTGFTDARTLPAVVVTLTHLPRQWQRELARFLPRLRVHVAKRATPEDVTRGRGGRKLPWPDVLVLNYHKLSGWADTLANAGVRSIVFDECQELRRGPESDKYRAAHYLAERTPFVIGLSATPIYNYGGEMFHVLDAIKPGVLGTREEFSREWCTGVDDKLNFKDPRAFGTYLRDAGLMLRRTRQDVGRELPSLARDVHTVESDTRVLDEVQDKAAELARIILAQGGVKPEERLHASGELSWRLRQATGIAKAPFVAEFVRMLVENGERVLLYGWHHEVYSIWRERLAEYSPAIFTGQESPAQKEEQAKRFKDGQTPILIMSLRAGAGLDGLQHCCRTVVFGELDWSPGVHEQACGRVHRDGQTDPVMAYFLVSDSGSDPVVADVLGIKRNQMEGIRDPQASLMERLETDEGRVRKLAEAFLKNRRAA; from the coding sequence GTGAAGACGTTCGGGACGGTGCGCCTGGAGGCGCGGAAGCTGGGCAGCCGCGGCGGTGCGCGGCCTGCGTGGGTGGTGCAGGCGGAGCCCCATGTGGCGCTGCGCCTGAAGCGCGTCTTCGACCGCATCAACAAGGGGGACGTCGGAGAAGTCCTCCTGGCGGCCACTGCGGAGACGGCGCGCGAGCTGGAGTGGTTCCTCGAGCGCTACCCCATGGAGGTGGTGGGGAAGGAGGCGAAGGACTTCCTCCGGCACGGCGCGCGCGAGCACGCACGGCGCGAGGCGCAGGTGGCGGAGCTGCTGGCGGCCGAGTACCAGGCGCCCGACTTCGCGATGAATGTCCCGCCCCGGGAGTACCAGCGGAAGGCAGCGGACATGTGGCTGCGACTGCAGCGGCTGTTGCTCGCGGACGACGTCGGCCTGGGGAAGACGGCCTCCGCGCTGACGGGCTTCACGGACGCGCGCACGCTGCCGGCCGTGGTGGTGACGCTGACGCACCTGCCCCGGCAGTGGCAGCGCGAGCTGGCGCGCTTCCTGCCGCGCCTGCGCGTGCACGTGGCGAAGCGCGCGACGCCGGAGGACGTCACCCGGGGGCGCGGCGGGAGGAAGCTGCCGTGGCCGGACGTCCTCGTCCTCAACTACCATAAGCTGTCCGGCTGGGCGGACACGCTGGCCAACGCGGGCGTGCGCTCCATCGTCTTCGACGAGTGCCAGGAGCTGCGGCGCGGGCCGGAGTCGGACAAGTACCGGGCCGCCCACTACCTGGCGGAGCGCACGCCCTTCGTCATCGGCCTGTCCGCCACCCCCATCTACAACTACGGCGGGGAGATGTTTCACGTCCTCGACGCCATCAAGCCCGGCGTCCTGGGCACGCGTGAGGAGTTCAGCCGGGAGTGGTGCACCGGCGTGGACGACAAGCTCAACTTCAAGGACCCGCGCGCCTTCGGCACGTACCTGCGCGACGCGGGACTCATGCTGCGCCGCACACGGCAGGACGTCGGGCGGGAGCTGCCGTCCCTCGCGCGCGACGTGCATACCGTCGAGTCGGACACGCGGGTGCTCGACGAGGTGCAGGACAAGGCCGCGGAGCTTGCCCGCATCATCCTCGCCCAGGGTGGGGTGAAGCCGGAGGAGCGACTCCACGCGTCCGGGGAGCTGTCCTGGCGGCTACGGCAGGCCACCGGCATCGCGAAGGCGCCCTTCGTCGCGGAGTTCGTCCGCATGCTGGTGGAGAACGGCGAGCGCGTGCTGCTCTACGGCTGGCACCACGAGGTGTACAGCATCTGGCGGGAGCGGCTCGCGGAGTACTCCCCGGCCATCTTCACCGGCCAGGAGAGCCCCGCGCAGAAGGAGGAGCAGGCGAAGCGCTTCAAGGACGGGCAGACGCCCATCCTCATCATGTCGCTGCGCGCGGGCGCGGGACTCGACGGCCTCCAGCACTGCTGCCGCACGGTGGTGTTCGGCGAACTGGACTGGAGCCCCGGCGTGCACGAGCAGGCGTGCGGCCGCGTCCACCGCGACGGCCAGACGGACCCCGTCATGGCCTACTTCCTGGTGTCCGACTCCGGCTCGGACCCGGTGGTGGCGGACGTCCTCGGCATCAAGCGCAACCAGATGGAGGGCATTCGCGATCCGCAGGCCAGCCTCATGGAGCGGCTGGAGACGGACGAGGGCCGCGTCCGGAAGCTGGCCGAGGCCTTCCTGAAGAACCGGAGGGCGGCATGA
- a CDS encoding phosphoadenosine phosphosulfate reductase family protein: MTSASPFRIEGPAVISFSGGRTSAYMLRRILDEGLQPDVHVLFANTGKERPETLDFVHECQTRWGVPVRWLERHHGQGDVPSFTEVTYATASRQGEPFAALLRERGFPPNPIMRFCTTELKVRVMKTFMLAQGYEHWTNVVGLRADEPGRVANGRATEGKERWDLAYPLFDAGIRKDDVILWWKKQPHDLQLRSWEGNCDLCFLKGQSKRLRIMEDRPDLAEWWIARERDLGASFRVDTPTYAALLHQAQYQGRFFSNDLFNEQLPDDPTDLGDCVCLEAA, encoded by the coding sequence ATGACGTCCGCGAGTCCCTTTCGCATCGAAGGCCCTGCCGTCATCAGCTTCAGCGGTGGGCGGACGAGCGCGTACATGCTCCGGCGGATCCTCGACGAGGGGCTCCAGCCGGATGTGCACGTCCTCTTCGCCAACACGGGGAAGGAGCGGCCGGAGACCCTGGATTTCGTCCACGAGTGCCAGACGCGCTGGGGTGTACCAGTGCGCTGGCTGGAGCGGCACCATGGACAGGGCGACGTGCCGTCGTTCACCGAGGTGACGTACGCCACGGCCTCGCGTCAGGGTGAGCCCTTCGCTGCACTTCTCCGGGAACGGGGCTTCCCTCCGAACCCCATCATGCGGTTCTGCACCACAGAGCTGAAGGTGCGGGTGATGAAGACGTTCATGCTGGCCCAGGGCTACGAGCACTGGACCAACGTGGTGGGCCTCCGTGCGGACGAGCCCGGGCGCGTCGCGAACGGTCGCGCGACGGAGGGGAAGGAGCGCTGGGACCTCGCCTATCCGCTTTTCGATGCCGGCATCCGCAAGGACGACGTCATCCTTTGGTGGAAGAAGCAGCCCCACGATCTCCAGCTCCGGTCCTGGGAGGGCAACTGCGACCTGTGCTTCCTCAAGGGGCAGTCTAAGCGGCTCCGCATCATGGAGGACCGCCCCGACCTTGCGGAGTGGTGGATTGCCCGAGAGCGGGACCTGGGCGCCAGCTTCCGTGTGGACACGCCTACCTATGCAGCGTTGCTGCACCAAGCCCAATACCAGGGACGCTTCTTCAGTAACGACCTCTTCAACGAGCAGCTCCCTGACGACCCCACGGACCTCGGCGACTGCGTGTGCCTGGAGGCGGCATGA
- a CDS encoding DUF5131 family protein, with protein sequence MAETAIEWTDVVWNPTRGCSRVSPGCGGGTPGARKGGCYAERMAIRLSGPGQAYEGLVKSTPAGPRWTGKVVLDAEKLLEPLRWRKPRRIFVNSMSDLFHESLQAKDIAKVFAVMALARRHTFQVLTKRADVMARAVGSEDFKGQVLSIASMEATRRGLKLDPDELRWPLPNVWLGVSVEDQQRADERIPELLRTPAAVRWLSCEPLLGLVDLSRFMQWRMQTGGWNGPVHHHVLPAVGGTRGLDWVVVGGESGPGARPMHPVWARRLRDQCVSAGVCFFFKQWGAWKPCCAMTEQETDALYEPVPEGMPDDSTRRCLVPEVTFPTEPLPVGGEVHTLFELGKTAAGRVLDGRTWDEMPEVVRG encoded by the coding sequence ATGGCTGAGACGGCCATCGAGTGGACGGACGTCGTCTGGAACCCGACGCGCGGCTGCTCCCGCGTCTCCCCGGGCTGCGGTGGGGGAACTCCCGGTGCGCGCAAGGGCGGCTGCTACGCGGAGCGCATGGCCATCCGGCTGTCCGGGCCGGGGCAGGCCTACGAGGGGCTCGTGAAGAGCACCCCGGCGGGCCCGCGCTGGACGGGCAAGGTGGTGCTCGACGCGGAGAAACTGCTCGAGCCGCTCCGCTGGCGAAAGCCCCGGCGCATCTTCGTCAACAGCATGAGCGACCTCTTCCACGAGTCGCTCCAGGCGAAGGACATCGCGAAGGTGTTCGCGGTGATGGCGCTCGCGCGGCGGCACACCTTCCAGGTGCTGACGAAGCGCGCGGACGTCATGGCGCGCGCCGTGGGCAGCGAGGACTTCAAGGGCCAGGTGCTGTCCATCGCTTCCATGGAGGCGACGCGGCGCGGGCTCAAGCTGGATCCGGACGAGTTGCGCTGGCCGCTGCCCAACGTGTGGCTGGGCGTGTCGGTGGAGGATCAGCAGCGCGCGGACGAGCGCATTCCGGAGCTGCTGCGCACGCCCGCGGCGGTGCGGTGGCTGTCCTGCGAGCCGCTGCTCGGGCTGGTGGACCTGTCGCGATTCATGCAGTGGCGAATGCAGACCGGCGGCTGGAACGGGCCGGTCCATCACCACGTGCTGCCGGCAGTCGGTGGAACCCGGGGCCTGGACTGGGTCGTCGTTGGCGGTGAGTCCGGCCCGGGCGCGCGACCCATGCATCCCGTCTGGGCGCGACGCCTGCGCGACCAGTGCGTGAGCGCGGGCGTGTGCTTCTTCTTCAAGCAGTGGGGCGCGTGGAAACCCTGCTGCGCGATGACGGAGCAGGAGACGGACGCGCTCTACGAACCTGTGCCCGAGGGCATGCCGGACGACAGCACGCGCCGCTGCCTCGTGCCGGAGGTGACCTTTCCCACGGAGCCACTGCCCGTAGGCGGTGAGGTCCACACGCTCTTCGAACTCGGGAAGACGGCCGCTGGCCGCGTCCTCGACGGCCGGACTTGGGACGAGATGCCGGAGGTGGTCCGTGGTTGA
- a CDS encoding PAS domain-containing hybrid sensor histidine kinase/response regulator produces the protein MPELPPSAYPALFEHTRDGVLVLDPTLRVVAVNRAAEALLGPRDLMVGQPVDRVLPGWTSPQVSSPGDTSPETEVPQGPVRTVRVQAVPQDGGWLLLLRGVDAAQAAESILRQQKEFFEAVVRHSPVAIVTISRNFEVLSWNPAAERLFGYTPQEALGRNILKLVANADTIRPEAEETSREVLRKDRVHVVTKRVRKDGTVVDVELRALPVTVAGQSMGFIAIYHDVTDLQRARQAAEDANQAKSLFLATMSHEIRTPMNAIIGMAGLLMDTALTPEQRDFASTIRQSGDALLGLLNDMLDFSKIEAGRVELEQQPFNLRQCVESVLDLLAMRASEKSLDLGYHVTDETPVSVVGDGARLRQVLLNLVGNAVKFTERGGVSISVDTPRQPLAPGGLFELHFAVQDTGLGITESARAGLFQPFNQLDESVSRRYGGTGLGLAISKRLVEAMGGRLWMESEGVPGRGATFHFTFQAREAPRSAEVLRPDALKLHGRRVLVVDDNAINRKLLGRQLAAWGMALVEVGSGQEALSRLESGARFDLAILDHRMPLMDGPTLAAHIRQQRDARELPLLLLTSYDQRDAQPPGLFTAVLPRPVKASQLHDALMTCLAQDLISARPLPVAPAPATRERSVFNSRPGEQMPLRILLVEDNPTNQKLALLVLERLGYPSDTANNGREGLDLLGRNRYDVVLMDVQMPELDGLETTRQLRKDIPVGEQPWVIAMTANAMTADRRECLEAGMDDFLSKPIRVEELIAALRRAWERLPREPGAAPIARAPEAPRMGAPRIRGLEAGALERLWQSLDGQVERMLPELVDTALESMPRLMDDARGALARGELENLARAAHTLKSNAAYFGAAMLESLCWDIEQRADARVLEGLEGLIAHCQEALDESRRLLEQLKGTVVSRAAG, from the coding sequence TTGCCCGAACTGCCACCCAGCGCGTATCCGGCCTTGTTCGAGCACACGCGAGACGGCGTGCTCGTCCTGGACCCGACCCTGCGGGTCGTGGCCGTGAACCGCGCCGCGGAGGCGCTGCTGGGGCCGCGCGACCTGATGGTGGGACAGCCCGTGGACCGCGTGCTGCCGGGCTGGACATCCCCCCAGGTCTCCTCGCCGGGGGACACCTCCCCGGAGACGGAGGTCCCGCAGGGGCCGGTGCGCACGGTGCGGGTGCAGGCGGTGCCGCAGGACGGCGGCTGGCTGCTGCTCTTGAGGGGCGTGGACGCGGCCCAGGCGGCCGAGTCCATCCTCCGGCAGCAGAAGGAGTTCTTCGAGGCGGTGGTGCGCCACAGCCCGGTGGCCATCGTCACCATCAGCCGCAACTTCGAGGTGCTCAGCTGGAACCCCGCCGCGGAGCGGCTCTTCGGCTACACGCCGCAGGAGGCGCTGGGGCGCAACATCCTCAAGCTCGTGGCCAACGCGGACACCATCCGTCCGGAGGCCGAGGAGACGTCGCGCGAGGTGCTGCGCAAGGACCGCGTGCACGTGGTGACGAAGCGCGTGCGCAAGGACGGCACGGTGGTGGACGTGGAGCTGCGCGCGCTGCCGGTGACGGTGGCCGGGCAGTCCATGGGCTTCATCGCCATCTACCACGACGTCACCGACCTCCAGCGGGCGCGCCAGGCCGCCGAGGACGCCAACCAGGCCAAGAGCCTGTTCCTGGCCACCATGAGCCACGAAATCCGCACGCCGATGAACGCCATCATCGGCATGGCGGGGCTGCTCATGGACACGGCGCTCACGCCCGAGCAGCGCGACTTCGCGTCCACCATCCGCCAGAGCGGGGACGCGCTGTTGGGGCTGCTCAACGACATGCTGGACTTCTCCAAGATCGAAGCCGGCCGGGTCGAACTGGAGCAGCAGCCCTTCAACCTGCGCCAGTGCGTGGAGTCCGTGCTGGACCTGCTCGCCATGCGCGCGAGCGAGAAGTCCCTGGACCTGGGCTACCACGTCACGGACGAGACGCCCGTCAGCGTGGTGGGCGACGGCGCGCGCCTGAGGCAGGTGCTGCTCAACCTGGTGGGCAACGCGGTGAAGTTCACCGAGCGCGGCGGGGTGTCAATCTCCGTGGACACGCCGCGCCAGCCGCTCGCGCCGGGCGGCCTCTTCGAACTGCACTTCGCGGTGCAGGACACCGGCCTGGGCATCACCGAGTCCGCGCGCGCCGGCCTCTTCCAGCCCTTCAACCAGCTGGATGAATCCGTGTCGCGCCGCTACGGCGGCACGGGGCTGGGCCTGGCCATCAGCAAGCGGCTGGTGGAGGCCATGGGCGGGCGCCTCTGGATGGAGAGCGAAGGCGTCCCGGGCAGGGGCGCCACGTTCCACTTCACCTTCCAGGCGCGCGAGGCCCCGCGCAGCGCGGAGGTCCTGCGTCCGGACGCGCTGAAGCTGCACGGCCGGCGCGTGCTGGTGGTGGACGACAACGCCATCAACCGCAAGCTGCTGGGCCGCCAGCTGGCCGCGTGGGGCATGGCCCTCGTGGAGGTGGGCTCCGGCCAGGAGGCGCTGTCCAGGCTGGAGTCCGGGGCGCGCTTCGACCTGGCCATCCTGGACCACCGCATGCCGCTGATGGACGGCCCCACGCTGGCGGCGCACATCCGCCAGCAGCGCGACGCGCGCGAGCTGCCGCTGCTGCTGCTCACGTCCTACGACCAGCGCGACGCGCAGCCTCCGGGCCTCTTCACGGCGGTGCTGCCCCGGCCGGTGAAGGCGTCGCAGCTGCACGACGCGCTGATGACGTGCCTGGCCCAGGACCTCATCTCCGCCCGGCCCCTGCCTGTCGCGCCCGCGCCCGCCACGCGCGAGCGCTCCGTGTTCAACTCGCGCCCCGGCGAACAGATGCCGCTGCGCATCCTGCTGGTGGAGGACAACCCCACCAACCAGAAGCTGGCGCTGCTGGTGCTGGAGCGGCTGGGCTACCCGTCGGACACGGCGAACAACGGCCGCGAGGGGTTGGACCTCCTCGGGCGCAACCGCTACGACGTCGTGCTCATGGACGTCCAGATGCCGGAGCTGGACGGCCTGGAGACGACGCGCCAGCTGCGCAAGGACATCCCCGTCGGCGAGCAGCCCTGGGTCATCGCCATGACGGCCAACGCCATGACGGCGGACCGGCGCGAGTGCCTGGAAGCGGGCATGGACGACTTCCTCAGCAAGCCCATCCGCGTGGAGGAGCTGATCGCCGCGCTGCGCCGCGCCTGGGAGCGCCTGCCGCGCGAGCCCGGGGCCGCCCCCATCGCCCGCGCCCCGGAGGCGCCCCGCATGGGCGCCCCGCGCATCCGCGGGCTGGAGGCGGGCGCGCTGGAGCGGCTGTGGCAGTCCCTGGACGGCCAGGTGGAGCGCATGCTCCCGGAACTGGTGGACACCGCGCTGGAGAGCATGCCCCGGCTGATGGACGACGCGCGGGGCGCGCTCGCGCGCGGCGAGCTGGAGAACCTGGCGCGGGCCGCGCACACGCTCAAGTCCAACGCGGCCTACTTCGGGGCGGCCATGCTGGAGTCGCTGTGCTGGGACATCGAGCAGCGCGCGGACGCCCGCGTGCTGGAGGGGCTGGAGGGGCTCATCGCCCACTGCCAGGAGGCGCTGGACGAGAGCCGCCGGCTCCTCGAGCAGCTCAAGGGCACCGTGGTCTCCCGGGCCGCGGGCTGA
- a CDS encoding Hsp70 family protein: MSTSAAPILGIDFGTTNTAAAFFDRANKLRVVPIAEKSLTLPSIAWFHAGDKAIVGPAARRQIIDDPRHTVFGAKRFLGRRFQSEYVARHRGRFAFELVEGPDGYTAVEVYGKVTPLIDVAHFILKHLNTLATHAAGAKFEECVLTVPAHATIRQREAIRRAAEKAGLRVRAIVNEPTAAALYYANLRNPEQTVMVFDLGGGTFDVTLMSVQNRVVKVLATGGDAFLGGANFDEAIVEALVDDFRKDQGIDLRDNKVVMQRLVFAAESAKMALSSAPSVPIRIPCITQKDGAFVDFNVTLTRERMEAMVFQLIERTAAACDDVLEKAGLKPDAIDELVLVGGQTRMPAIRKRLAHFKKLSSDKEVHPELGVAVGAAILGRNLARGISGLSDVVPMPIGAMVPGGGQHEVLPANTPVPGTRSVDLDLPPWPGPVPVALFEALDRTTVERELLGTVRIEPDWRMAHPGPTTLELRMGPDFALTASLVAKDGQRQPLTITDPGAPQRA, from the coding sequence ATGAGCACGAGCGCCGCCCCCATCCTCGGCATTGACTTCGGGACCACCAACACCGCGGCGGCCTTCTTCGACCGGGCGAACAAGCTTCGCGTGGTGCCCATCGCGGAGAAGAGCCTCACCCTGCCGTCCATCGCGTGGTTCCACGCGGGCGACAAGGCCATCGTCGGCCCGGCGGCGCGCCGGCAGATCATCGACGACCCGCGCCACACCGTCTTCGGCGCCAAGCGCTTCCTGGGCCGCCGCTTCCAGTCCGAGTACGTGGCCCGCCACCGCGGCCGCTTCGCCTTCGAGCTGGTGGAGGGCCCGGACGGCTACACCGCCGTGGAGGTGTACGGGAAGGTGACGCCGCTCATCGACGTGGCGCACTTCATCCTCAAGCACCTCAACACGCTGGCCACGCACGCGGCTGGGGCGAAGTTCGAGGAGTGCGTGCTCACCGTGCCCGCGCACGCCACCATCCGCCAGCGCGAGGCCATCCGCCGGGCCGCGGAGAAGGCGGGCCTGCGTGTGCGCGCCATCGTCAACGAGCCCACCGCCGCTGCGCTCTACTACGCCAACCTGCGCAACCCCGAGCAGACGGTGATGGTGTTCGACCTGGGCGGCGGCACCTTCGACGTCACCCTCATGTCGGTGCAGAACCGCGTGGTGAAGGTGCTGGCCACCGGCGGCGACGCGTTCCTGGGCGGCGCCAACTTCGACGAGGCCATCGTGGAGGCGCTGGTGGATGACTTCCGCAAGGACCAGGGCATCGACCTGCGCGACAACAAGGTCGTCATGCAGCGCCTGGTGTTCGCCGCCGAGTCCGCGAAGATGGCGCTCTCCAGCGCGCCCTCCGTCCCCATCCGCATCCCCTGCATCACCCAGAAGGACGGCGCCTTCGTGGACTTCAACGTCACGCTCACCCGCGAGCGGATGGAGGCCATGGTGTTCCAGCTCATCGAGCGCACCGCCGCCGCGTGCGACGACGTGCTGGAGAAGGCCGGCCTGAAGCCGGACGCCATCGACGAGCTGGTGCTGGTGGGCGGCCAGACGCGCATGCCCGCCATCCGCAAGCGCCTGGCCCACTTCAAGAAGCTGTCATCGGACAAGGAAGTGCACCCGGAGCTGGGCGTGGCCGTGGGCGCGGCCATCCTCGGGCGCAACCTGGCGCGCGGCATCAGCGGCCTGTCGGACGTGGTGCCCATGCCCATTGGCGCCATGGTGCCCGGCGGCGGCCAGCACGAGGTGCTCCCCGCCAACACGCCCGTGCCCGGCACGCGCAGCGTGGACCTGGACCTGCCGCCCTGGCCGGGCCCCGTGCCGGTGGCGCTCTTCGAGGCCTTGGACCGCACCACCGTGGAGCGCGAGCTCCTGGGCACCGTGCGCATCGAGCCCGACTGGCGCATGGCCCACCCGGGCCCCACCACGCTGGAGCTGCGCATGGGGCCGGACTTCGCCCTCACCGCGAGCCTCGTCGCGAAGGACGGGCAGCGTCAGCCGCTCACCATCACCGACCCGGGCGCGCCCCAGCGGGCCTGA
- a CDS encoding LexA family transcriptional regulator, translating into MSCRPHPENGPSGGAPTQRQQEVLAYVHAYKEAHERAPTARELCERFGWTSTNAAHDYFGRLEQLRLLTREAKVARSLRLTPSGKAVAQAYLSAHPEVLHG; encoded by the coding sequence ATGAGCTGCCGTCCCCACCCCGAGAATGGTCCCTCCGGGGGCGCCCCCACGCAGCGCCAGCAGGAGGTGCTCGCGTACGTTCACGCCTACAAGGAGGCCCACGAGCGCGCGCCCACGGCGCGTGAGCTGTGCGAGCGCTTCGGCTGGACCTCTACCAACGCCGCGCACGACTACTTCGGCCGCCTGGAGCAGCTCCGGCTCCTGACGCGCGAGGCGAAGGTGGCGCGCTCGCTGCGACTCACCCCGTCCGGCAAGGCCGTGGCCCAGGCGTACCTCTCCGCCCATCCGGAGGTGCTCCATGGGTAG
- a CDS encoding terminase small subunit, translated as MGSTPPRKPSTRRSRKAPADESRAQALTAKQERFVQEYLLDLNATRAARAAGYSERTAESQGSRMLRNVKVLEAVAAAQKARADRVEVKADDVLRELLLIARTDIGDAFSETGALLPLKEMPAHLRRAISSIEVEQLTVDGEAIGTVAKVKLWDKPKSLELLGKHLRLFVDKVETTVQFSHEDALGELE; from the coding sequence GTGGGAAGCACGCCCCCTCGCAAGCCCAGCACGCGCCGCAGCCGGAAGGCCCCGGCGGATGAGTCGCGCGCGCAGGCGCTGACGGCGAAGCAGGAGCGCTTCGTCCAGGAGTACCTCCTCGACCTCAACGCCACCCGGGCCGCTCGGGCCGCCGGCTACTCGGAGCGCACCGCCGAGTCGCAGGGCAGCCGGATGTTGAGGAATGTCAAGGTGTTGGAAGCCGTGGCCGCGGCCCAGAAGGCTCGTGCTGATCGCGTCGAGGTGAAGGCGGACGACGTCCTGCGCGAGCTGCTCCTCATCGCCCGGACGGACATCGGCGACGCCTTCAGCGAGACGGGCGCCCTGCTGCCGCTGAAGGAGATGCCGGCCCACCTGCGTCGGGCCATCTCCTCCATCGAGGTGGAGCAGCTCACCGTGGACGGCGAGGCCATCGGCACCGTGGCCAAGGTGAAGCTCTGGGACAAGCCGAAGTCGCTGGAACTGCTGGGCAAGCACCTGCGCCTCTTCGTCGACAAGGTGGAGACCACCGTCCAGTTCAGCCACGAGGACGCGCTGGGGGAGCTGGAATGA
- a CDS encoding PP2C family serine/threonine-protein phosphatase, whose product MSRTYDVGSSSEQGRRDYQQDAVAHTQGPAGLVAAVADGLGSYEGSDKAAQAAVRTVLGHAYLEQVAVVGGSLKRGLESAVAQAHRDVRHEQRASGHSGLTTLALLVLAGGRAAVAHVGDSRVYRLRAEKLEQLTEDHRDSRHVLTRCLGSFRGVDYTPDVLETDVRPGDVWLLSTDGVHEMLTPEQLAAVLTDGADAQVAARALVESALAAGSRDNCTALVVRVPGEAPETKRGAA is encoded by the coding sequence ATGAGCCGCACCTACGACGTGGGCTCGAGCTCCGAGCAGGGGCGCCGGGACTACCAGCAGGACGCCGTGGCCCACACCCAGGGCCCGGCCGGGCTCGTCGCCGCCGTGGCGGACGGTTTGGGTAGCTACGAGGGTAGCGACAAGGCGGCCCAGGCCGCAGTCCGGACGGTGCTGGGGCACGCGTACCTGGAGCAGGTGGCGGTTGTCGGTGGCTCGCTCAAGCGCGGCCTGGAGTCCGCCGTCGCACAGGCCCACCGTGACGTTCGCCATGAGCAGCGCGCCAGTGGGCACTCAGGGCTCACCACGCTGGCCCTGCTGGTGTTGGCGGGCGGGCGCGCTGCAGTGGCGCACGTGGGCGACAGCCGCGTCTACCGGCTGCGCGCGGAGAAGCTCGAGCAACTCACCGAGGACCACCGCGACAGCCGGCATGTTCTGACGCGGTGCCTCGGCAGCTTCCGCGGCGTCGACTACACGCCGGACGTGCTGGAGACGGACGTGCGGCCCGGGGACGTGTGGCTGCTGTCCACGGACGGCGTGCACGAGATGCTGACGCCGGAGCAGCTCGCTGCCGTGCTGACGGATGGCGCCGACGCCCAGGTGGCCGCCCGGGCGCTGGTGGAGTCCGCGCTCGCCGCCGGCAGCCGCGATAACTGCACCGCCCTGGTGGTGCGGGTGCCCGGGGAAGCCCCGGAGACGAAGCGAGGTGCCGCGTGA
- a CDS encoding GIY-YIG nuclease family protein has translation MTSGDDSRAARAERKRAYKEAEVPMGIYAIRCHANGKLFVGHALNLTAMFNRIRFEFAQRMHRIPALQADWERYGEAAFSFEVLDKLKPREEPGGPPPAEELKVLEEMWLERLKPFGDAGYNTPPGT, from the coding sequence ATGACATCGGGTGACGACTCGCGCGCGGCCCGCGCGGAGCGCAAGCGCGCGTACAAGGAAGCGGAGGTGCCCATGGGCATCTACGCCATCCGCTGCCACGCCAACGGCAAGCTGTTCGTGGGCCACGCGCTCAACCTGACCGCGATGTTCAACCGCATCCGGTTCGAGTTCGCCCAGCGCATGCACCGCATCCCCGCCTTGCAGGCGGACTGGGAGCGCTACGGCGAGGCGGCCTTCTCCTTCGAGGTGCTCGACAAGCTCAAGCCCCGCGAGGAGCCCGGCGGCCCTCCGCCCGCGGAGGAGCTGAAGGTGCTGGAGGAGATGTGGCTGGAGCGCCTGAAGCCCTTCGGCGACGCCGGCTACAACACGCCGCCCGGGACCTGA